In Desulfosalsimonas propionicica, the following are encoded in one genomic region:
- a CDS encoding glycerophosphodiester phosphodiesterase gives MRKERPIPGKNGSNGGLLDFPWLIAHRGAMAEAPENGQAAFDLAFCRGAHGIEFDVQLTADHVPVIFHDDSLERIAGIKKRVSGCTLESLRKLDLGKWFSDRYAGSRIMTLTQVLQRYAHQGLLMIELKAGAAPPADRNGRSLLAAGVMEQIDLHVPACFRRNLYILSFDAGILTDAHELAPDLPCILNIHGPWPFSGKLSRKMQQLIRGYCLPFDRLTRKFVDQCHAAGHIVAVYSCNRPADADSARNMGVDVIMTDAPAEVIKEAP, from the coding sequence ATGAGAAAGGAACGGCCAATACCCGGTAAAAACGGGAGCAACGGCGGATTGCTGGATTTTCCCTGGCTGATTGCTCACCGGGGAGCCATGGCCGAAGCCCCGGAAAATGGCCAGGCCGCTTTTGACCTGGCTTTTTGCCGGGGTGCCCACGGCATTGAATTCGACGTGCAATTGACGGCTGATCACGTTCCCGTGATTTTCCATGATGATAGCCTGGAAAGAATTGCCGGCATCAAAAAACGGGTTTCCGGGTGCACCCTGGAATCGCTTCGCAAACTTGACCTTGGCAAATGGTTTTCTGACCGGTATGCCGGCAGCCGGATCATGACCCTGACACAAGTGCTGCAGCGATATGCGCACCAGGGCCTGCTCATGATCGAACTGAAAGCCGGCGCCGCGCCCCCGGCTGACCGCAACGGCCGGAGCCTGCTGGCTGCAGGGGTTATGGAGCAAATCGATCTTCACGTGCCGGCATGTTTTCGCCGAAATCTGTATATTCTGAGTTTTGATGCAGGTATACTAACAGACGCGCATGAACTTGCCCCTGATTTGCCCTGCATTTTAAATATTCACGGCCCGTGGCCGTTTTCCGGAAAGTTGTCCCGGAAAATGCAGCAATTGATCCGGGGATATTGTCTGCCTTTTGACCGGCTCACCCGGAAGTTTGTTGACCAGTGCCATGCAGCCGGCCACATTGTTGCGGTATACTCCTGCAACCGGCCTGCGGATGCGGACAGCGCCCGGAACATGGGAGTGGATGTCATTATGACCGATGCACCTGCGGAGGTGATCAAGGAGGCGCCATGA
- the uvrB gene encoding excinuclease ABC subunit UvrB produces MEKRKFALHTEMTPRGDQPGAISGLTRGVNNGLAHQVMLGVTGSGKTFTMANVVAEVQKPTLVIAPNKTLAAQLYNEFKSFFPENAVEYFVSYYDYYQPEAYLPVSDTYIQKDSSINEMIDKMRHSATRSVLSRKDVLVVASVSCIFGLGAPEDYLAMRLDLETDMELTRDKLLADLVEMQYQRNDMDFYRGVFRVRGDRVEIFPAYEEDRAIRVEFFGDVIEAISEIDPLTGKVKGRVNGTTIYPASHYVTQERGRRRIIDDIQEELKHRIDHFRDTGKLIEAQRIEERTRYDMEMILELGYCNGIENYARHITGRAPGQPPPTLLDYFPDDFLLFIDESHISVPQIRGMYNGDRSRKQTLVEYGFRLPSALDNRPLRFEEFSRRVSQVIYVSATPSDYELEKSGEAVMEQIVRPTGLIDPEMEVRSAKNQVDDLYSEIQQRIRANQRVLVTTLTKRMAEDLTEYYTDLGVRVRYLHSDIKTLERIEIIRDLRAGEFDVLVGINLLREGLDIPEVSLVAILDADKEGFLRSARSLIQTFGRAARNASGTVIMYAETVTPAMRHAMEETGRRRRIQKDYNQEHNIIPATIEKSLASAFGSPYEKTGSQAPEQQVAETAATYGSDQKVERRIRELEAKMRKAADNLEFEKAARYRDRVKTLKKMMVFDFEAAV; encoded by the coding sequence ATGGAAAAGCGTAAATTTGCCCTGCATACGGAAATGACGCCCAGGGGAGACCAGCCCGGGGCCATTTCCGGCCTCACCCGCGGTGTCAATAATGGACTGGCCCACCAGGTCATGCTCGGTGTAACCGGATCTGGCAAGACCTTTACCATGGCCAATGTGGTTGCCGAGGTTCAGAAACCCACCCTGGTGATCGCCCCGAACAAGACCCTGGCCGCCCAGCTCTACAATGAGTTCAAGTCCTTTTTCCCGGAAAATGCGGTGGAGTATTTTGTCAGTTATTACGACTACTACCAGCCCGAGGCCTATCTTCCGGTATCAGATACCTATATCCAGAAGGATTCCTCGATTAATGAAATGATTGACAAGATGCGCCACTCGGCAACGCGCTCGGTGCTGTCGAGAAAAGACGTGCTGGTGGTGGCCAGTGTTTCGTGCATCTTCGGTCTGGGGGCACCCGAGGATTACCTGGCCATGCGTCTGGATCTGGAAACGGACATGGAGTTGACCCGGGACAAGCTGCTGGCTGATCTGGTTGAGATGCAGTACCAGAGAAACGACATGGATTTTTACCGGGGGGTTTTTCGGGTTAGGGGCGACCGGGTGGAGATATTTCCGGCCTACGAAGAGGACCGGGCCATACGAGTGGAGTTTTTTGGGGACGTGATCGAGGCCATTTCGGAAATCGACCCGCTGACCGGCAAGGTCAAAGGACGGGTCAACGGCACCACCATTTATCCGGCCAGCCATTACGTCACCCAGGAGCGCGGCCGGCGGCGGATCATCGACGATATCCAGGAAGAACTCAAGCACAGGATCGATCATTTCCGGGACACGGGAAAGCTCATCGAGGCCCAGCGCATCGAGGAGAGAACCCGATACGACATGGAAATGATTCTGGAACTGGGCTATTGCAACGGCATTGAAAATTACGCCAGACACATCACCGGCCGCGCACCAGGCCAACCCCCGCCCACGCTGCTGGATTATTTTCCGGACGACTTTCTGCTTTTCATTGATGAAAGCCATATCAGCGTCCCTCAAATCCGGGGGATGTATAACGGCGACCGGTCCAGAAAACAAACCCTTGTGGAATACGGATTCCGGCTGCCCTCTGCCCTGGATAACCGACCGCTTCGGTTTGAAGAGTTCAGCCGGCGTGTCTCACAGGTGATTTATGTATCTGCCACACCGTCTGACTACGAACTGGAAAAATCCGGGGAAGCGGTCATGGAGCAGATTGTGCGGCCCACGGGCTTGATTGATCCGGAAATGGAAGTCAGAAGCGCCAAAAATCAGGTCGACGACCTGTACTCTGAAATTCAGCAAAGAATCCGTGCAAACCAGCGGGTGCTGGTCACTACCCTGACCAAGCGAATGGCAGAGGACCTGACCGAATATTACACGGACCTGGGAGTGCGCGTCCGCTACCTGCATTCGGATATCAAAACCCTGGAGCGCATCGAGATCATCCGCGATCTCCGGGCGGGTGAATTTGACGTGCTGGTGGGCATCAACCTGCTGCGCGAAGGCCTGGATATTCCCGAAGTCTCCCTGGTGGCGATCCTGGATGCGGACAAAGAGGGGTTTTTGCGTTCCGCCCGGTCCCTGATCCAGACCTTTGGCCGGGCGGCCAGAAATGCCAGCGGCACGGTCATCATGTATGCTGAAACCGTCACCCCGGCCATGCGTCATGCAATGGAGGAAACCGGGCGCCGCCGCCGCATCCAGAAAGATTATAACCAGGAACATAACATCATTCCGGCAACCATTGAAAAATCCCTGGCCTCAGCCTTTGGATCGCCCTATGAAAAGACCGGCTCACAAGCACCGGAGCAACAGGTGGCCGAAACCGCAGCCACTTATGGATCGGATCAGAAAGTCGAGCGCCGGATCCGGGAGCTGGAAGCCAAAATGCGAAAGGCTGCAGACAACCTGGAGTTTGAGAAGGCGGCCCGGTACCGCGACCGGGTCAAGACACTGAAAAAGATGATGGTGTTTGATTTTGAAGCCGCAGTCTGA
- a CDS encoding histone deacetylase family protein, translating into MKVVFHQFFYPVYTSDPASAPGRIEAIVDRLPSHAEMVDAEPAPENLIELAHSNVHIENVRRKDLYDIAALAAGGAVQAARIGLSEPAFAVIRPPGHHASAETAWGFCYFNNMAIALLTLKSQNLINTALVLDIDLHYGDGTVNILDHYDWVEIHNPAKNTREQYMAEVNRILAASRADIIGISAGFDNHMQDWGGLMATEDYYHIGKKASQSAFERGGGCFAILEGGYNHSVLGQNVAALVNGMAEPLA; encoded by the coding sequence ATGAAAGTCGTGTTTCATCAGTTTTTTTATCCGGTCTACACTTCGGATCCGGCATCAGCTCCGGGCCGGATTGAAGCCATTGTAGACCGGCTGCCGTCTCACGCGGAAATGGTGGATGCAGAGCCGGCCCCTGAAAATCTCATTGAGCTGGCGCATTCCAATGTTCATATTGAAAATGTCCGGCGCAAGGATCTCTACGACATAGCCGCCCTGGCCGCGGGCGGGGCGGTCCAGGCCGCCCGGATCGGTCTTTCTGAACCCGCATTTGCCGTTATTCGGCCACCGGGACATCATGCGTCCGCGGAAACGGCTTGGGGTTTCTGCTATTTTAACAACATGGCCATTGCCCTGCTGACCCTAAAGAGCCAAAACCTCATTAACACGGCCTTGGTGCTTGACATTGATCTTCATTACGGCGATGGAACCGTTAACATCCTGGACCATTATGACTGGGTTGAAATCCATAATCCGGCCAAAAATACCCGGGAGCAATACATGGCCGAAGTCAACCGGATTCTGGCCGCCAGCCGGGCGGATATCATCGGCATATCCGCCGGATTTGACAATCATATGCAGGACTGGGGCGGATTGATGGCAACCGAGGACTATTACCATATCGGGAAAAAAGCAAGCCAATCCGCCTTTGAGCGGGGCGGCGGATGCTTTGCCATTCTCGAGGGCGGATACAACCACAGCGTGCTTGGCCAAAACGTTGCTGCTTTGGTCAACGGCATGGCTGAACCGCTTGCCTAA
- the uvrC gene encoding excinuclease ABC subunit UvrC, producing MGEGENQTPGPADKIARTPKSPGVYLMKNAEGKVIYVGKAANLKNRIRSYFSDASSRMDAKTGVLVKHIADFETVVTASETEALILESNLIKRYRPRYNVILKDDKRYPSLRMDLSEAYPNLTVVRKPKKDGALYFGPYASAGAVKQTLKMIHRVFKLRKCRSPQVKPRSRPCLNYQIGACLAPCCFHVDQQEYGKIVHEVRMFLQGRTPDLIRWIRAEMKEAADSQDYETAAQLRDKVYALEKTLEKQVAVTTDFVDRDVFAVERSPEKAVVMLLKVRNGYLQGMRDFLIKDAISEDAEILGAVIKQYYEQNPAVPGEVLTHTPPRDRGLYASWLSEMRGRKAVLHTPVRGEKRRLVEMAVQNARQRLQALTEEENSAAHLLGGLEKRLGLDRYPRRIECVDNSGLSGTDLVAGLVVFEDGVPKKSLYRHYRIQGVSAQDDYACMREVLFRRFSSDTGEEKDISLPDLLMVDGGKGQLNIALAVIDELGLSGRFGVIGIAKKDEAKGEPEDKIYLPGRANPVNFQQHTGQLHLLQRIRDEAHRRAVSFHRKRRSSRSLHSALDDIAGIGPRRKAVLLQHYGSIEAIAAAPVEELAGLSGMTRKAAQSIQSGLSGQ from the coding sequence ATGGGCGAAGGAGAAAATCAGACTCCGGGCCCGGCGGACAAAATTGCCCGCACGCCAAAAAGCCCCGGGGTGTATTTGATGAAAAACGCCGAGGGCAAAGTCATTTACGTGGGCAAGGCGGCAAATCTGAAAAACCGCATCCGTTCATATTTCTCGGATGCCTCATCGCGAATGGATGCCAAAACAGGGGTTCTGGTCAAACATATTGCGGATTTCGAGACCGTGGTCACGGCCTCGGAGACCGAGGCCCTGATCCTGGAATCCAACCTGATCAAGCGCTACCGGCCCCGCTACAACGTGATCCTAAAAGATGACAAGCGCTATCCGTCTTTGCGCATGGATCTTTCCGAGGCTTATCCCAATCTCACGGTTGTGCGAAAGCCCAAAAAGGACGGAGCCCTGTATTTCGGCCCTTATGCATCGGCCGGTGCGGTCAAGCAGACCCTGAAAATGATCCACCGGGTGTTTAAGCTGCGCAAATGCCGGTCACCGCAGGTCAAGCCCCGCTCCAGGCCTTGCCTGAACTATCAGATCGGCGCCTGCCTGGCCCCGTGCTGCTTTCATGTGGATCAGCAGGAATACGGCAAAATTGTTCACGAGGTGCGCATGTTTCTCCAGGGGCGCACCCCGGACTTGATCCGCTGGATTCGGGCGGAAATGAAGGAGGCCGCGGACAGCCAGGATTATGAGACCGCTGCTCAGCTCCGGGACAAGGTCTATGCACTGGAAAAAACCCTGGAAAAGCAGGTGGCCGTGACCACCGACTTTGTGGACCGGGACGTTTTTGCAGTGGAGCGAAGCCCGGAAAAAGCCGTTGTGATGCTTTTAAAGGTGCGAAATGGCTATTTACAGGGGATGCGGGATTTTTTGATCAAGGACGCGATTTCAGAAGATGCGGAAATCCTCGGGGCTGTTATCAAGCAATACTATGAGCAGAACCCGGCGGTGCCCGGCGAAGTTTTGACGCATACGCCGCCACGGGACAGGGGGCTTTACGCAAGCTGGCTTTCGGAAATGCGGGGGCGCAAGGCGGTGCTTCACACCCCGGTGCGGGGAGAAAAGCGGCGCCTTGTGGAAATGGCGGTCCAAAACGCCCGACAGCGGCTCCAGGCCCTGACAGAGGAGGAAAACTCAGCAGCCCACCTGCTTGGAGGCCTGGAAAAACGTCTTGGACTGGACAGATATCCCCGCCGGATTGAATGCGTGGACAACTCGGGTTTGTCGGGCACCGACCTGGTGGCCGGTCTGGTGGTGTTTGAAGACGGTGTGCCCAAAAAATCGCTTTACCGCCATTACCGGATCCAGGGGGTTTCAGCTCAGGATGATTATGCCTGTATGCGGGAGGTGCTGTTCCGGCGCTTTTCTTCAGACACCGGAGAGGAAAAGGACATATCCCTGCCGGATCTTCTCATGGTGGACGGCGGCAAGGGCCAGCTCAACATTGCCCTTGCAGTGATAGACGAACTTGGACTATCCGGGCGGTTCGGGGTGATCGGCATTGCCAAAAAAGACGAGGCCAAAGGCGAGCCCGAAGACAAGATTTACCTCCCGGGCCGGGCCAATCCGGTTAATTTTCAACAGCATACCGGGCAATTGCATCTGCTCCAGCGCATCCGCGACGAGGCCCATCGCCGGGCCGTGTCATTTCACCGCAAGCGACGAAGCAGCCGGAGCCTGCATTCGGCCTTAGATGATATCGCCGGTATCGGGCCCAGGAGAAAGGCTGTTTTGCTTCAGCATTACGGCAGCATCGAGGCCATTGCCGCAGCCCCGGTCGAGGAGCTCGCAGGGCTTTCCGGCATGACACGAAAAGCCGCCCAATCCATTCAATCCGGCCTTTCCGGGCAATAA
- a CDS encoding Hsp70 family protein, whose product MDIEQARYIIGIDLGTTNSALSFVDLEAATSENKGIRLFSIPQLTAAGEVDRMPVLPSFCYITGKYDIDAEAVRLPWSRESEISAFVGTFARDHGARVPGRLVSSAKSWLCHGQADRRARILPWGAGGDVARISPVEATARYLEHLKCAWNHSVSDEALYLENQFLIITVPASFDEVARDLTLEAAKTAGLVDVILLEEPLAAFYSWLILHENNWREHIRPGELVLVCDVGGGTTDLTLITLQETGGTPRFERIAVGEHLILGGDNIDLALARHAEQQFGSGADLTGDRWKTLCHLCRQAKENILNQGTDRETITMVGQGSSLIGGTRTAEITRESLAQIVLEGFFPLVEKTAQKTETRRKAISEFGLPYASDPAITRHIGLFLEQHKEDVARFTDKSDPFPDLILYNGGSLKAEVIRDRIGSAICRWFGRKEQQHPRVLENRDLDVAVALGASYYGLVKSGRGVRVGSGSPRSYYLGIARADRQQDGTAQAICVVERGLDEGSRVTLADQEFEVLANQPVSFELLSSSFRSGDRAGDIVDVDESLTRLPPIQTVIQFGQKGVQTAIPVQIEAEYTEAGILELWCGSVSTGHKWQLRFQLRQMPAQEMVAETEVFDSAQVQTVIRTIDEAFSAQDGRALFGLVKSIAERIGRSRDNWPLSLIRQMADALLERMDARKKTPEHEVRWLNLLGFCLRPGFGDGLDDQRIARLWKIYKQGVIFKKNQQAAAEWWILWRRVAGGLNSGRQRQFAQDLRPVLMPRKGGKTKLPPQQRLEMWMAVAGMERLGAREKAEWGHALAEEILPKKAKPQQFWALSRFGARQLLYGPVDRVVSPDKAAPWVAFLLENQWKHPGAVGNALVQMTRKTGDRSRDMDESLLDRVIQWLCDHGMEKQSRVLKIAAPLEESEQTAMFGESLPAGLILKP is encoded by the coding sequence GTGGATATTGAACAAGCCCGTTATATTATCGGAATTGATCTGGGCACAACCAATTCAGCCCTGTCTTTTGTGGATCTTGAAGCCGCAACATCGGAAAACAAAGGCATCCGCCTGTTTTCCATCCCTCAGCTCACGGCGGCTGGCGAAGTCGACCGCATGCCCGTGCTGCCTTCGTTTTGCTATATTACCGGCAAATACGACATTGACGCTGAAGCCGTCCGGCTGCCCTGGAGCCGGGAATCTGAAATTTCCGCGTTCGTGGGAACATTCGCCCGGGATCACGGGGCCAGAGTGCCCGGACGCCTTGTGTCTTCTGCCAAAAGCTGGCTCTGCCACGGCCAGGCAGATCGCCGTGCCCGGATTCTTCCCTGGGGCGCGGGCGGGGACGTGGCCCGAATCTCGCCGGTGGAGGCCACGGCCCGATACCTGGAGCATCTGAAATGCGCCTGGAACCACAGCGTTTCAGACGAGGCCCTGTACCTGGAAAACCAGTTTCTGATCATCACCGTGCCGGCTTCATTTGACGAGGTGGCCCGGGACCTCACCCTGGAGGCGGCCAAAACCGCCGGGCTCGTGGATGTGATCCTGCTCGAAGAGCCCCTTGCGGCATTTTACTCCTGGCTTATTTTGCATGAAAACAACTGGCGGGAGCATATCCGGCCGGGTGAACTGGTGCTTGTCTGCGACGTGGGCGGGGGGACCACGGATCTGACATTGATCACCCTTCAGGAAACCGGAGGTACGCCCAGATTTGAGCGCATTGCCGTGGGCGAACATCTGATTCTGGGCGGAGACAACATTGACCTGGCCCTGGCCCGGCATGCGGAACAGCAGTTCGGCTCAGGCGCCGACCTCACCGGTGACCGGTGGAAGACCCTGTGCCATTTGTGCCGCCAGGCCAAGGAAAATATCCTAAACCAGGGAACGGACCGGGAAACCATCACCATGGTGGGACAGGGCAGCAGTCTGATCGGCGGCACCCGGACTGCGGAAATCACACGTGAAAGCCTGGCGCAAATCGTTCTGGAAGGTTTTTTCCCCCTGGTGGAAAAGACCGCCCAAAAAACCGAAACCCGGCGCAAGGCTATTTCCGAATTCGGACTGCCCTATGCATCTGATCCGGCCATCACCCGCCACATCGGACTGTTTCTGGAACAGCACAAAGAGGATGTCGCCCGCTTCACAGACAAAAGCGATCCGTTTCCGGACCTGATCCTGTATAACGGCGGCAGCCTGAAGGCCGAAGTGATCCGGGATCGCATCGGATCTGCCATATGCCGGTGGTTTGGCAGAAAAGAACAACAGCATCCCCGGGTGCTGGAAAACCGGGATCTGGACGTGGCCGTAGCTCTGGGCGCCTCCTATTACGGACTGGTCAAATCCGGAAGAGGGGTCCGGGTGGGCAGCGGCAGTCCAAGGTCCTATTACCTGGGCATTGCCCGGGCAGACCGGCAGCAGGATGGTACAGCGCAGGCTATATGCGTTGTGGAGCGGGGTCTGGATGAGGGGTCACGGGTAACGCTTGCGGATCAGGAATTTGAGGTTCTGGCCAATCAGCCGGTGAGTTTTGAGCTGTTGAGCTCCAGCTTCCGCTCCGGCGACCGGGCCGGGGATATCGTGGATGTGGATGAAAGCTTAACCCGCCTTCCGCCCATACAGACGGTGATTCAGTTCGGACAGAAAGGGGTGCAGACGGCCATCCCCGTGCAGATTGAAGCCGAATACACAGAAGCCGGCATCCTTGAACTGTGGTGCGGCTCTGTTTCCACGGGTCACAAATGGCAGCTCCGGTTCCAGCTGCGGCAGATGCCGGCCCAGGAGATGGTGGCTGAAACCGAGGTGTTTGACAGCGCACAGGTGCAGACGGTGATCCGGACCATTGATGAGGCCTTTTCCGCACAGGACGGCCGCGCGCTTTTCGGTCTGGTCAAAAGCATTGCTGAACGCATCGGGCGCTCCAGGGACAACTGGCCCCTTTCATTGATCCGCCAAATGGCCGATGCCCTACTCGAACGCATGGATGCCCGGAAAAAAACACCTGAACACGAGGTGCGCTGGCTGAATTTGTTGGGGTTCTGTCTCCGGCCGGGCTTTGGTGACGGCTTGGACGACCAGCGCATTGCCCGGCTCTGGAAAATCTACAAGCAGGGCGTGATATTTAAAAAAAACCAACAGGCTGCGGCCGAATGGTGGATTTTGTGGCGCCGGGTGGCCGGTGGTCTCAATTCCGGCCGCCAGCGGCAGTTTGCCCAGGACCTCCGGCCTGTGCTCATGCCCAGAAAAGGAGGCAAAACAAAGCTGCCCCCCCAGCAGAGACTGGAGATGTGGATGGCCGTGGCCGGCATGGAACGGCTGGGGGCAAGGGAGAAAGCCGAATGGGGCCATGCACTGGCCGAAGAGATTTTACCGAAAAAAGCAAAGCCCCAGCAATTCTGGGCATTGTCCCGGTTCGGGGCCCGGCAGCTGCTTTACGGACCCGTGGACCGGGTGGTTTCCCCGGACAAGGCGGCCCCGTGGGTTGCGTTTCTGCTTGAAAATCAGTGGAAACATCCCGGGGCTGTGGGAAATGCCCTGGTGCAGATGACCCGCAAGACCGGTGACCGGTCCCGGGATATGGACGAAAGCCTTTTGGACCGGGTGATTCAATGGCTGTGCGACCATGGGATGGAAAAGCAAAGCCGGGTGCTGAAAATCGCAGCCCCACTTGAAGAATCCGAGCAAACCGCAATGTTTGGCGAATCTCTGCCAGCCGGTCTGATTTTAAAGCCCTGA
- a CDS encoding SWIM zinc finger family protein has translation MPVNPDEYAMTMENGNSGTDRFRELTWGDLTAWAGKDVLTAGRNLQRKGSVKQLSKTADGGLLTWIQAEEVFATHVGFDHEELFCHCACQGEGACEHGIAAILEYIAYLKKNIPVPFAPSNDQRFFLL, from the coding sequence TTGCCCGTTAACCCGGATGAATACGCAATGACCATGGAAAACGGAAATTCAGGCACCGACCGGTTCCGGGAGTTGACCTGGGGGGATCTCACTGCATGGGCGGGAAAAGATGTGCTCACGGCCGGAAGAAACCTGCAGCGCAAAGGATCGGTCAAGCAGCTTTCAAAAACCGCAGACGGCGGTTTGCTGACATGGATTCAGGCAGAGGAGGTCTTTGCCACCCATGTGGGATTTGATCACGAGGAATTGTTCTGCCATTGCGCCTGTCAGGGGGAGGGGGCCTGTGAACACGGCATTGCCGCAATCCTTGAATATATCGCCTATTTGAAAAAAAACATTCCCGTACCCTTTGCACCCTCAAATGACCAGCGATTTTTTTTACTATAA
- the cysS gene encoding cysteine--tRNA ligase codes for MTIKVYNTLGRCKQPLDPMTPGKIRMYVCGPTVYDSCHIGHARSIVVFDVIYRYLKARGYDVYYVRNFTDVDDKIIQRANDLGISSTELAARCIDEFHADMESLNMQPPDLEPLATDHISQIITIVRILIEKGYAYPVDGDVYFAVEKWPEYGKLSGRKLEDMEAGARVDVDPRKHSPFDFVLWKASKSGEPAWDSPWGKGRPGWHIECSAMSAEYLGQSFDIHGGGKDLIFPHHENEIAQSEAAFGKPFAFYWIHNGFININQEKMSKSLGNFLMIKDIVRAWHPEVLRLFLVSNHYRSPIDYTEQAMAEAAASLDKIYGLLERVAPVFDAWPPQVSGDSGTELWQRFCEAMDDDFNTARGMGLLFEAVRELNRQIDEKGAPEAFQNPEVLGRLKDMLRIGQIIGLMAETPQQYFQQRKNAVLKDQQIDAQWIEDQIGQRTRARREKNFALADRIRDDLKARNIILEDRPDGTIWKHGDGKA; via the coding sequence ATGACTATTAAAGTCTATAATACACTGGGGCGATGCAAGCAGCCATTGGATCCGATGACACCCGGCAAAATCCGCATGTATGTCTGCGGCCCCACGGTCTATGACTCCTGTCATATCGGCCATGCCCGGTCCATCGTCGTCTTTGACGTGATCTACCGCTACTTGAAGGCCCGGGGATATGATGTGTATTACGTGCGCAATTTCACGGATGTGGATGACAAGATTATCCAGCGGGCCAACGATCTGGGAATCTCCTCCACGGAACTGGCCGCCCGCTGCATTGACGAGTTTCATGCGGACATGGAATCGCTCAACATGCAGCCTCCTGACCTGGAGCCCCTGGCCACTGACCATATATCCCAGATTATAACCATCGTTCGCATCCTCATTGAAAAGGGCTATGCCTACCCGGTGGACGGGGACGTGTATTTTGCCGTTGAAAAATGGCCGGAATACGGAAAACTCTCTGGCAGAAAACTTGAGGACATGGAAGCCGGGGCACGTGTGGATGTGGATCCGCGAAAGCATAGCCCGTTTGATTTTGTTTTGTGGAAAGCTTCCAAGTCCGGTGAGCCGGCCTGGGACAGCCCCTGGGGAAAGGGTCGGCCGGGCTGGCATATTGAGTGCTCGGCCATGAGCGCCGAGTACCTGGGCCAGAGCTTTGATATCCACGGCGGGGGAAAGGATCTGATCTTTCCCCATCATGAAAATGAAATCGCCCAGTCAGAGGCGGCATTTGGCAAGCCCTTTGCCTTCTACTGGATTCACAACGGGTTTATCAATATCAACCAGGAGAAAATGTCCAAGTCCCTGGGCAATTTTTTGATGATCAAAGACATTGTCAGGGCCTGGCACCCTGAAGTGCTGCGCCTGTTTCTGGTTTCCAATCATTACCGCTCGCCCATAGACTATACGGAGCAGGCCATGGCAGAGGCAGCCGCGTCCCTGGACAAGATTTACGGCCTGCTCGAAAGGGTGGCCCCGGTCTTTGACGCCTGGCCGCCGCAGGTTTCCGGGGATTCAGGGACCGAGCTGTGGCAGCGGTTTTGCGAAGCCATGGATGATGACTTTAACACCGCCCGGGGCATGGGGCTTTTGTTTGAGGCCGTGCGGGAGTTAAACCGTCAGATCGATGAAAAAGGGGCACCGGAAGCCTTCCAAAATCCAGAAGTTCTGGGCCGGCTCAAAGATATGCTGCGTATCGGGCAGATCATCGGCCTGATGGCCGAAACCCCGCAGCAGTATTTTCAGCAGCGCAAAAATGCCGTGCTAAAGGATCAGCAGATCGATGCCCAATGGATTGAAGACCAGATCGGGCAGCGGACCCGGGCCCGAAGGGAAAAGAATTTTGCCCTGGCAGACCGGATCCGGGACGATCTCAAAGCGCGCAACATCATTCTCGAAGACCGTCCTGACGGCACGATTTGGAAACACGGCGATGGAAAAGCGTAA
- the ispF gene encoding 2-C-methyl-D-erythritol 2,4-cyclodiphosphate synthase: MRVGVGYDIHQLAAGRRLVLGGVKISHDKGLVGHSDADVLVHSACDAIFGAAGLGDIGQHFPDTDPAYKDISSMVLLKQTWQKARVKCPTIGNIDATIFAQQPKLAGYTREMATRIAEVLEIEPERVNIKATTTEKLGIIGREAAIAAMCVVLLE, from the coding sequence ATGCGTGTAGGTGTTGGCTACGACATTCATCAACTGGCTGCCGGACGGCGCCTCGTGCTGGGCGGCGTGAAAATTTCCCATGATAAGGGTTTGGTTGGCCATTCAGACGCAGATGTACTTGTGCATTCCGCATGCGACGCTATTTTTGGCGCCGCCGGACTGGGCGATATCGGACAGCACTTTCCGGATACCGATCCGGCCTACAAGGATATTTCCAGCATGGTGCTGCTGAAACAGACCTGGCAGAAGGCGCGCGTGAAGTGCCCAACCATCGGCAACATCGATGCCACAATTTTTGCCCAGCAGCCGAAACTGGCGGGCTATACCAGGGAAATGGCCACCCGGATCGCAGAAGTCCTTGAAATTGAACCGGAGCGGGTAAACATCAAGGCTACCACCACGGAAAAACTCGGGATCATTGGCCGCGAGGCCGCCATAGCCGCCATGTGCGTGGTTTTGCTTGAATAA